From Anopheles coluzzii chromosome 3, AcolN3, whole genome shotgun sequence, the proteins below share one genomic window:
- the LOC120956199 gene encoding proton-coupled amino acid transporter-like protein CG1139 isoform X2, whose amino-acid sequence MSINVTSKDTLAELGTDDDTQDDYDPYKHRTISKPNSTFGTFVHVMKGAMGVGILSMPFAIRNGGLVFGVIGTFLLGMLYSHCVHLLVDTAYKICKRERIPMLSFAETLDHACALGSPRIRPLGKIFKNIVDYFLMIPISSMIYMVFVGSTLHDVINARTDLDWDVRIYILLAAVPAIGITQVREIKYLVPFSAIATTLIFANVVISLYYIFKEPLSFDDRDLFPSFNSLTTFLGAAYFAFDATSLIFPVSNQMKHPEHYLGCPGIVNVNNICLAILYSFIGVAGYLRYGDKIQGSITLNFPQEEE is encoded by the exons ATGTCCATTAACGTAACCTCAAAGGACACGCTAGCTGAACTGGGAACTGATGATGATACTCAGGACGACTATGATCCCTACAAGCATCGAACGATCAGCAAACCAAACTC CACGTTTGGCACATTCGTACACGTTATGAAGGGAGCCATGGGTGTAGGAATCCTATCGATGCCGTTTGCTATTCGAAATGGTGGACTGGTTTTTGGCGTTATCGGAACGTTTCTGTTAGGAATGCTCTACTCGCACTGTGTTCATTTGTTG GTTGACACCGCTTACAAAATATGTAAAAGAGAACGTATACCTATGCTAAGCTTTGCAGAAACTCTGGATCATGCTTGTGCTTTGGGCTCACCTAGAATACGACCATTGGGGAAAATATTTAA GAATATTGTAGACTACTTTCTGATGATACCGATATCATCAATGATCTACATGGTATTTGTTGGCTCGACCCTACACGACGTTATCAATGCTCGTACGGATCTGGACTGGGATGTCCGAATCTATATTCTACTAGCCGCTGTACCAGCCATTGGAATAACCCAGGTCAGGGAAATTAAATATCTCGTCCCATTCTCAGCTATAGCTACAACACTGATATTTGCGAATGTCGTCATATCCTTGTATTACATATTCAAAGAGCCACTCTCATTCGACGACCGAGACTTATTTCCATCTTTCAATTCGTTGACTACTTTCCTCGG CGCTGCATACTTTGCATTTGATGCAACATCTCTCATATTTCCCGTGTCCAATCAAATGAAACACCCGGAACACTACCTTGGATGCCCTGGAATAGTAAACGTTAACAACATATGCTTGGCCATTTTGTACAGTTTTATTGGTGTGGCAGGCTACCTTCGATATGGCGATAAAATTCAAGGCTCAATAACGCTAAACTTTCCCCAAGAAGAGGAGTAA
- the LOC120956199 gene encoding proton-coupled amino acid transporter-like protein CG1139 isoform X1, whose amino-acid sequence MSINVTSKDTLAELGTDDDTQDDYDPYKHRTISKPNSTFGTFVHVMKGAMGVGILSMPFAIRNGGLVFGVIGTFLLGMLYSHCVHLLVDTAYKICKRERIPMLSFAETLDHACALGSPRIRPLGKIFKNIVDYFLMIPISSMIYMVFVGSTLHDVINARTDLDWDVRIYILLAAVPAIGITQVREIKYLVPFSAIATTLIFANVVISLYYIFKEPLSFDDRDLFPSFNSLTTFLGAAYFAFDATSLIFPVSNQMKHPEHYLGCPGIVNVNNICLAILYSFIGVAGYLRYGDKIQGSITLNFPQEEDLAMVIQVLSAVAILFSIGIFFYVPIEIVWRRVHDRVPPKWHVAAQTGIRLLYLIGIVGIACGVPDIGTFVGFIGAVFNPILALWFPIIVDTIYRWPGDFGWMKWRLVKNGLMALFGLYLLITGTISSVEDIIDLYN is encoded by the exons ATGTCCATTAACGTAACCTCAAAGGACACGCTAGCTGAACTGGGAACTGATGATGATACTCAGGACGACTATGATCCCTACAAGCATCGAACGATCAGCAAACCAAACTC CACGTTTGGCACATTCGTACACGTTATGAAGGGAGCCATGGGTGTAGGAATCCTATCGATGCCGTTTGCTATTCGAAATGGTGGACTGGTTTTTGGCGTTATCGGAACGTTTCTGTTAGGAATGCTCTACTCGCACTGTGTTCATTTGTTG GTTGACACCGCTTACAAAATATGTAAAAGAGAACGTATACCTATGCTAAGCTTTGCAGAAACTCTGGATCATGCTTGTGCTTTGGGCTCACCTAGAATACGACCATTGGGGAAAATATTTAA GAATATTGTAGACTACTTTCTGATGATACCGATATCATCAATGATCTACATGGTATTTGTTGGCTCGACCCTACACGACGTTATCAATGCTCGTACGGATCTGGACTGGGATGTCCGAATCTATATTCTACTAGCCGCTGTACCAGCCATTGGAATAACCCAGGTCAGGGAAATTAAATATCTCGTCCCATTCTCAGCTATAGCTACAACACTGATATTTGCGAATGTCGTCATATCCTTGTATTACATATTCAAAGAGCCACTCTCATTCGACGACCGAGACTTATTTCCATCTTTCAATTCGTTGACTACTTTCCTCGG CGCTGCATACTTTGCATTTGATGCAACATCTCTCATATTTCCCGTGTCCAATCAAATGAAACACCCGGAACACTACCTTGGATGCCCTGGAATAGTAAACGTTAACAACATATGCTTGGCCATTTTGTACAGTTTTATTGGTGTGGCAGGCTACCTTCGATATGGCGATAAAATTCAAGGCTCAATAACGCTAAACTTTCCCCAAGAAGAGGA CTTAGCGATGGTTATACAAGTATTGTCAGCAGTGGCCATCCTATTCTCAATAGGAATATTTTTCTACGTtcccattgaaatagtttgGCGAAGGGTACATGATCGTGTACCGCCGAAATGGCATGTCGCAGCTCAAACAGGCATAAGACTGTTGTACCTTATCGGTATCGTAGGCATTGCTTGCGGTGTTCCGGATATTGGAACCTTCGTTGGATTCATTGGTGCTGTTTTCAATCCTATCCTTGCGTTGTGGTTTCCAATCATTGTAGACACAATTTACCGCTGGCCGGGAGACTTTGGATGGATGAAGTGGCGCCTAGTAAAAAACGGTCTGATGGCATTGTTTGGTTTGTATCTCTTGATCACGGGTACTATATCCAGTGTGGAAGACATAATCGATTTATACAACTAG
- the LOC120955799 gene encoding organic cation transporter protein codes for MAVDQKLEELMGLLGDFGRYQAFQFVLHLLAAVTAGLHMLSLVTVAAVPEHRCFIEALDSASATSNGTILPSFSQLASYIPLNADGELESCLMYDPLAADNGTTVSCSSYVYNNTYYQSSRTIEWNLVCDKRWMGALGQTIYMLGVFTGAVWLGGLADKIGRKKVFCWSALMQLILGVAVAFTPEFISFLVLRYLYGIFGSAGSYITGFVLTMELVGPSKRTPCGISFQGAFAGGIMLVAAWGALIPDRMILQVVYGLHGLLLVAHWWIMDESPRWLWMQGRKREAVNIVDRAVRMNGRGMNVDKEYYLVEDKTAYTEEASATSAGLADLFKTPNLRKMTLNVCLCWFANSITYYGLSLSAGKLSGNPFLILFLMGLVEFPSYISISYLLDKLGRRSITSSLMIVGGICCIVAAYLTRGSTESTSIVMFGKLFIAGSFAVIYNYSAELFPTVVRNSAMGLGSMCARLAGAMTPMITLLDSFDPKIPAVIFGVISLISGTWVLFLPETMGKPMPQSLMDGENFGRGDTAFSSCMGRNKTHTEDFPPPQQMVPLRKNSR; via the exons ATGGCTGTCGATCAGAAGCTGGAGGAGCTGATGGGATTGCTTG GTGACTTTGGCCGGTACCAAGCATTCCAATTTGTGTTACACCTGCTAGCTGCCGTAACGGCTGGCCTGCACATGCTATCGCTAGTGACAGTTGCCGCAGTCCCAGAGCATCGCTGTTTCATAGAAGCACTAGATTCGGCGTCCGCAACTTCGAACGGAACTATTCTTCCAAGCTTCAGTCAGCTTGCAAGCTACATTCCGCTAAATGCTGATGGAGAGCTAGAATCGTGCCTGATGTACGATCCACTCGCAGCTGACAACGGTACAACTGTTTCATGTAGCTCGTACGTGTACAACAACACCTACTACCAGTCGTCGCGCACGATCGAATGGAACCTGGTATGTGACAAGCGTTGGATGGGCGCACTCGGACAAACGATCTACATGTTGGGCGTATTCACCGGTGCCGTTTGGTTGGGTGGACTTGCCGACAAGATTGGCCGCAAGAAGGTGTTTTGCTGGTCGGCACTAATGCAGCTGATTCTCGGTGTGGCCGTAGCTTTCACGCCAGAATTTATCTCTTTCCTGGTGTTGCGTTATCTGTACGGAATATTCGGCAGTGCGGGAAGCTACATCACCGGGTTCGTGCTGACGATGGAGCTGGTTGGACCGAGCAAACGTACTCCCTGTGGCATCTCCTTCCAGGGAGCGTTTGCCGGTGGCATCATGCTGGTTGCTGCCTGGGGTGCTCTAATTCCCGACCGAATGATCCTGCAGGTGGTGTATGGTTTGCACGGGCTACTGCTGGTGGCGCACTGGTGGATCATGGACGAGTCGCCCCGCTGGCTATGGATGCAGGGTCGCAAACGAGAAGCAGTCAATATTGTTGATCGAGCAGTTCGCATGAACGGACGTGGCATGAACGTGGACAAGGAGTACTATCTTGTGGAAGACAAGACTGCGTACACCGAGGAGGCGAGTGCTACATCGGCAGGACTTGCCGATCTTTTCAAAACACCGAATTTACGCAAGATGACGCTGAACGTGTGCCTATGCTGGTTCGCAAACTCGATCACATACTACGGTCTATCGCTGAGCGCTGGCAAGCTGAGCGGTAATCCGTTCCTCATACTGTTCTTGATGGGCCTGGTAGAGTTCCCGAGCTACATCTCCATCAGCTATCTGCTAGACAAGTTAGGTCGCCGTTCCATCACAAGCTCGCTGATGATCGTCGGTGGTATTTGCTGCATCGTAGCGGCATATCTGACGCGGGGCAGCACCGAATCCACATCGATTGTCATGTTCGGTAAACTGTTCATTGCTGGTTCGTTCGCCGTCATCTACAACTACTCGGCCGAACTGTTCCCAACCGTTGTGCGAAACTCCGCCATGGGACTTGGTTCGATGTGCGCTCGTTTGGCTGGTGCCATGACGCCCATGATCACACTGCTCGATTCATTCGATCCGAAGATCCCAGCCGTGATCTTTGGTGTGATATCGCTGATTTCAGGCACTTGGGTCCTGTTCCTGCCCGAAACTATGGGTAAACCTATGCCGCAGAGCTTGATGGATGGAGAAAACTTTGGCCGTGGAGATACTGCCTTCTCGAGCTGCATGGGTCGCAACAAAACGCATACAGAGGACTTTCCTCCACCTCAACAGATGGTGCCACTCCGGAAGAATAGCCGATAA